A portion of the Lathamus discolor isolate bLatDis1 chromosome 5, bLatDis1.hap1, whole genome shotgun sequence genome contains these proteins:
- the PAPOLG gene encoding poly(A) polymerase gamma isoform X3 produces MKETCGTSKLQAQRHYGITSPISLAPPKDIDCIHTQKLIEAMKPFGVFEDEEELNHRMVVLRKLNNLAKEWISELGQSKNLPPSAIANVGGKIFTFGSYRLGVHTKGADIDAVCVAPRHVERSDFFQSFFEKLKQQEEIKNLRAVEDAYVPVVKFEFDGIEIDLVFARLSMATISDNLDLGDDSRLKSLDIRCIRSLNGCRVTDQILRLVPNLENFRLALRAIKLWAKRRGIYSNMLGFLGGVSWAMLVARTCQLYPNALASTLVNKFFLVFSKWEWPNPVLLKQPEESNLNLPVWDPRVNPADRYHVMPIITPAYPQQNSTYNVSPSTRAIMVEEFKRGLAVTNEILQGKSDWSKLFEPLNFFQKYKHYIVLTASASTEDHHLEWIGLVESKIRVLVGNLERNEFINMVHVKPQSFPGNQELSKRGEHVSMWFLGIEFKKVENAESINVDLTHVVQSFTSTVYRQASNLNVLKEGMKIEAAHVKRKHLHYFLPAEAIQKKKKQSMPDIGKNACERQGKRISAGGNCLGSSRDKDSRTLYHPSVLHEITKMDTYTTETKRAAVYQRSNTTNNRDKIPLGAVPSASMRFSMPVTDSKMEATLRRTTSAPLTGCTISEHNTVSKLGPHFDQGQHELTVTPVTDPKNTASKRPYSPTSTGDERPKKITDGEKQTGQDSVFKDCGNPEDVMRATGNDLFGGKAMLAPVIKTTRSQK; encoded by the exons ATGAAGGAGACGTGCGG TACTTCCAAGCTGCAGGCTCAAAGGCACTATGGAATTACCTCCCCAATTAGTCTGGCTCCTCCTAAGGATATAGATTGCATTCATACTCAGAAGCTGATTGAAGCAATGAAGCCATTTGGTGTGTTTGAGGATGAGGAAGAACTGAATCACAG GATGGTTGTTCTGCGTAAACTGAATAACTTGGCCAAAGAATGGATTTCTGAACTTGGTCAGAGCAAG AATCTTCCCCCTTCAGCAATAGCAAATGTTGGTggcaaaatatttacatttggTTCTTACCGGCTTGGAGTACACACTAAAG GTGCTGACATAGATGCAGTTTGTGTTGCTCCTAGACATGTGGAAAGATCggatttttttcagtcattctttgaaaaactgaaacaacaggaggaaataaaaaatctgaGA GCAGTTGAAGATGCATATGTACCAGTTGTCAAATTTGAGTTTGATGGAATTGAG attGATCTTGTCTTTGCAAGACTGTCTATGGCAACTATTTCTGACAATCTTGATCTCGGAGATGACTCGCGTCTGAAAAGCCTGGATATAAGATGTATACGTAGCTTGAACG GCTGCAGGGTTACTGATCAAATACTGCGTCTAGTGCCAAATCTAGAGAACTTCCGTCTCGCACTCCGTGCAATTAAACTGTGGGCAAAAC GCCGTGGCATTTACTCAAACATGCTGGGATTTCTTGGTGGAGTTTCCTGGGCAATGCTAGTAGCAAGGACATGTCAGCTCTATCCAAATGCTTTGGCATCTACTCTCGTTAACAAGTTCTTCTTGGTTTTTTCAAAATG GGAATGGCCAAATCCTGTGTTGCTGAAACAACCTGAAGAAAGCAACCTTAATTTACCAGTATGGGACCCAAGG GTGAACCCAGCAGACCGGTATCATGTCATGCCTATCATCACTCCCGCCTATCCACAGCAGAATTCCACATACAATGTGTCTCCATCAACACGGGCGATAATGGTAGAGGAATTCAAACGTG GTCTTGCAGTTACAAATGAGATTCTCCAAGGGAAATCGGATTGGTCAAAACTCTTTGAACCCCTGAACTTCTTTCAGAAGTACAA ACATTACATTGTGCTGACTGCTAGTGCCTCTACAGAGGACCATCACTTAGAATG GATTGGCCTTGTTGAATCTAAAATTCGTGTCCTGGTTGGAAACTTGGAGAGGAATGAATTTATAAATATGGTACATGTGAAGCCACAATCTTTCCCTGGCAACCAAGAACTCTCTAAACG GGGTGAACATGTGTCAATGTGGTTTCTTGGAATTGAGTTTAAGAAAGTGGAAAATGCAGAAAGTATTAACGTTGATTTAACTCATGTTGTACAGTCATTCACAAGTACAG TTTACAGGCAGGCTAGCAACCTCAATGTGCTAAAAGAAGGAATGAAGATTGAGGCAGCTCATGTGAAGAGGAAGCATCTCCACTATTTTTTGCCAGCTGAAgccattcagaaaaaaaagaag CAAAGTATGCCAGATATTGGTAAAAATGCCTGTGAGCGTCAGGGCAAGAGGATTTCTGCAGGTGGAAACTGTTTGGGCAGTTCCAGAGACAAGGACTCCAGAACTCTGTATCATCCCTCTGTATTACATGAGATAACTAAAATGGACACCTACACAACAGAGACAAAAAG AGCTGCTGTGTATCAGAGATCAAATACCACTAACAACAGAGACAAGATACCTCTTGGAGCTGTGCCATCAGCATCCATGAGATTCTCTATGCCTGTTACTGATTCAA AAATGGAGGCTACACTCAGAAGAACAACATCAGCACCTCTAACTGGTTGCACCATTTCAGAACATAACACAGTTTCTAAACTAGGACCACATTTTGACCAAGGGCAGCATGAATTAACTGTGACTCCAGTTACAGACCCAAAGAATACTGCCTCTAAACGACCTTATTCACCCACCTCAACCGGAGATGAACGCCCCAAAAAAATAACTGATGGAGAAAAG CAAACTGGACAGGACTCAGTATTCAAAGATTGCGGCAACCCAGAAGATGTCATGAGAGCTACaggaaat GACTTGTTTGGAGGAAAAGCCATGCTTGCTCCAGTTATCAAGACAACCAGATCACAG AAATAA
- the PAPOLG gene encoding poly(A) polymerase gamma isoform X1: MKETCGTSKLQAQRHYGITSPISLAPPKDIDCIHTQKLIEAMKPFGVFEDEEELNHRMVVLRKLNNLAKEWISELGQSKNLPPSAIANVGGKIFTFGSYRLGVHTKGADIDAVCVAPRHVERSDFFQSFFEKLKQQEEIKNLRAVEDAYVPVVKFEFDGIEIDLVFARLSMATISDNLDLGDDSRLKSLDIRCIRSLNGCRVTDQILRLVPNLENFRLALRAIKLWAKRRGIYSNMLGFLGGVSWAMLVARTCQLYPNALASTLVNKFFLVFSKWEWPNPVLLKQPEESNLNLPVWDPRVNPADRYHVMPIITPAYPQQNSTYNVSPSTRAIMVEEFKRGLAVTNEILQGKSDWSKLFEPLNFFQKYKHYIVLTASASTEDHHLEWIGLVESKIRVLVGNLERNEFINMVHVKPQSFPGNQELSKRGEHVSMWFLGIEFKKVENAESINVDLTHVVQSFTSTVYRQASNLNVLKEGMKIEAAHVKRKHLHYFLPAEAIQKKKKQSMPDIGKNACERQGKRISAGGNCLGSSRDKDSRTLYHPSVLHEITKMDTYTTETKRAAVYQRSNTTNNRDKIPLGAVPSASMRFSMPVTDSKMEATLRRTTSAPLTGCTISEHNTVSKLGPHFDQGQHELTVTPVTDPKNTASKRPYSPTSTGDERPKKITDGEKQTGQDSVFKDCGNPEDVMRATGNDLFGGKAMLAPVIKTTRSQRLSSKELPDSSSPVPTNSIRIIKRSIKLTLNG, translated from the exons ATGAAGGAGACGTGCGG TACTTCCAAGCTGCAGGCTCAAAGGCACTATGGAATTACCTCCCCAATTAGTCTGGCTCCTCCTAAGGATATAGATTGCATTCATACTCAGAAGCTGATTGAAGCAATGAAGCCATTTGGTGTGTTTGAGGATGAGGAAGAACTGAATCACAG GATGGTTGTTCTGCGTAAACTGAATAACTTGGCCAAAGAATGGATTTCTGAACTTGGTCAGAGCAAG AATCTTCCCCCTTCAGCAATAGCAAATGTTGGTggcaaaatatttacatttggTTCTTACCGGCTTGGAGTACACACTAAAG GTGCTGACATAGATGCAGTTTGTGTTGCTCCTAGACATGTGGAAAGATCggatttttttcagtcattctttgaaaaactgaaacaacaggaggaaataaaaaatctgaGA GCAGTTGAAGATGCATATGTACCAGTTGTCAAATTTGAGTTTGATGGAATTGAG attGATCTTGTCTTTGCAAGACTGTCTATGGCAACTATTTCTGACAATCTTGATCTCGGAGATGACTCGCGTCTGAAAAGCCTGGATATAAGATGTATACGTAGCTTGAACG GCTGCAGGGTTACTGATCAAATACTGCGTCTAGTGCCAAATCTAGAGAACTTCCGTCTCGCACTCCGTGCAATTAAACTGTGGGCAAAAC GCCGTGGCATTTACTCAAACATGCTGGGATTTCTTGGTGGAGTTTCCTGGGCAATGCTAGTAGCAAGGACATGTCAGCTCTATCCAAATGCTTTGGCATCTACTCTCGTTAACAAGTTCTTCTTGGTTTTTTCAAAATG GGAATGGCCAAATCCTGTGTTGCTGAAACAACCTGAAGAAAGCAACCTTAATTTACCAGTATGGGACCCAAGG GTGAACCCAGCAGACCGGTATCATGTCATGCCTATCATCACTCCCGCCTATCCACAGCAGAATTCCACATACAATGTGTCTCCATCAACACGGGCGATAATGGTAGAGGAATTCAAACGTG GTCTTGCAGTTACAAATGAGATTCTCCAAGGGAAATCGGATTGGTCAAAACTCTTTGAACCCCTGAACTTCTTTCAGAAGTACAA ACATTACATTGTGCTGACTGCTAGTGCCTCTACAGAGGACCATCACTTAGAATG GATTGGCCTTGTTGAATCTAAAATTCGTGTCCTGGTTGGAAACTTGGAGAGGAATGAATTTATAAATATGGTACATGTGAAGCCACAATCTTTCCCTGGCAACCAAGAACTCTCTAAACG GGGTGAACATGTGTCAATGTGGTTTCTTGGAATTGAGTTTAAGAAAGTGGAAAATGCAGAAAGTATTAACGTTGATTTAACTCATGTTGTACAGTCATTCACAAGTACAG TTTACAGGCAGGCTAGCAACCTCAATGTGCTAAAAGAAGGAATGAAGATTGAGGCAGCTCATGTGAAGAGGAAGCATCTCCACTATTTTTTGCCAGCTGAAgccattcagaaaaaaaagaag CAAAGTATGCCAGATATTGGTAAAAATGCCTGTGAGCGTCAGGGCAAGAGGATTTCTGCAGGTGGAAACTGTTTGGGCAGTTCCAGAGACAAGGACTCCAGAACTCTGTATCATCCCTCTGTATTACATGAGATAACTAAAATGGACACCTACACAACAGAGACAAAAAG AGCTGCTGTGTATCAGAGATCAAATACCACTAACAACAGAGACAAGATACCTCTTGGAGCTGTGCCATCAGCATCCATGAGATTCTCTATGCCTGTTACTGATTCAA AAATGGAGGCTACACTCAGAAGAACAACATCAGCACCTCTAACTGGTTGCACCATTTCAGAACATAACACAGTTTCTAAACTAGGACCACATTTTGACCAAGGGCAGCATGAATTAACTGTGACTCCAGTTACAGACCCAAAGAATACTGCCTCTAAACGACCTTATTCACCCACCTCAACCGGAGATGAACGCCCCAAAAAAATAACTGATGGAGAAAAG CAAACTGGACAGGACTCAGTATTCAAAGATTGCGGCAACCCAGAAGATGTCATGAGAGCTACaggaaat GACTTGTTTGGAGGAAAAGCCATGCTTGCTCCAGTTATCAAGACAACCAGATCACAG AGGCTTTCCAGTAAAGAGCTACCAGATTCTTCATCTCCTGTTCCAACAAATAGCATTCGTATTATTAAAAGATCCATCAAACTTACCCTCAATGGGTAA
- the PAPOLG gene encoding poly(A) polymerase gamma isoform X2, whose amino-acid sequence MKETCGTSKLQAQRHYGITSPISLAPPKDIDCIHTQKLIEAMKPFGVFEDEEELNHRMVVLRKLNNLAKEWISELGQSKNLPPSAIANVGGKIFTFGSYRLGVHTKGADIDAVCVAPRHVERSDFFQSFFEKLKQQEEIKNLRAVEDAYVPVVKFEFDGIEIDLVFARLSMATISDNLDLGDDSRLKSLDIRCIRSLNGCRVTDQILRLVPNLENFRLALRAIKLWAKRRGIYSNMLGFLGGVSWAMLVARTCQLYPNALASTLVNKFFLVFSKWEWPNPVLLKQPEESNLNLPVWDPRVNPADRYHVMPIITPAYPQQNSTYNVSPSTRAIMVEEFKRGLAVTNEILQGKSDWSKLFEPLNFFQKYKHYIVLTASASTEDHHLEWIGLVESKIRVLVGNLERNEFINMVHVKPQSFPGNQELSKRGEHVSMWFLGIEFKKVENAESINVDLTHVVQSFTSTVYRQASNLNVLKEGMKIEAAHVKRKHLHYFLPAEAIQKKKKQSMPDIGKNACERQGKRISAGGNCLGSSRDKDSRTLYHPSVLHEITKMDTYTTETKRAAVYQRSNTTNNRDKIPLGAVPSASMRFSMPVTDSKMEATLRRTTSAPLTGCTISEHNTVSKLGPHFDQGQHELTVTPVTDPKNTASKRPYSPTSTGDERPKKITDGEKQTGQDSVFKDCGNPEDVMRATGNDLFGGKAMLAPVIKTTRSQDFQKKF is encoded by the exons ATGAAGGAGACGTGCGG TACTTCCAAGCTGCAGGCTCAAAGGCACTATGGAATTACCTCCCCAATTAGTCTGGCTCCTCCTAAGGATATAGATTGCATTCATACTCAGAAGCTGATTGAAGCAATGAAGCCATTTGGTGTGTTTGAGGATGAGGAAGAACTGAATCACAG GATGGTTGTTCTGCGTAAACTGAATAACTTGGCCAAAGAATGGATTTCTGAACTTGGTCAGAGCAAG AATCTTCCCCCTTCAGCAATAGCAAATGTTGGTggcaaaatatttacatttggTTCTTACCGGCTTGGAGTACACACTAAAG GTGCTGACATAGATGCAGTTTGTGTTGCTCCTAGACATGTGGAAAGATCggatttttttcagtcattctttgaaaaactgaaacaacaggaggaaataaaaaatctgaGA GCAGTTGAAGATGCATATGTACCAGTTGTCAAATTTGAGTTTGATGGAATTGAG attGATCTTGTCTTTGCAAGACTGTCTATGGCAACTATTTCTGACAATCTTGATCTCGGAGATGACTCGCGTCTGAAAAGCCTGGATATAAGATGTATACGTAGCTTGAACG GCTGCAGGGTTACTGATCAAATACTGCGTCTAGTGCCAAATCTAGAGAACTTCCGTCTCGCACTCCGTGCAATTAAACTGTGGGCAAAAC GCCGTGGCATTTACTCAAACATGCTGGGATTTCTTGGTGGAGTTTCCTGGGCAATGCTAGTAGCAAGGACATGTCAGCTCTATCCAAATGCTTTGGCATCTACTCTCGTTAACAAGTTCTTCTTGGTTTTTTCAAAATG GGAATGGCCAAATCCTGTGTTGCTGAAACAACCTGAAGAAAGCAACCTTAATTTACCAGTATGGGACCCAAGG GTGAACCCAGCAGACCGGTATCATGTCATGCCTATCATCACTCCCGCCTATCCACAGCAGAATTCCACATACAATGTGTCTCCATCAACACGGGCGATAATGGTAGAGGAATTCAAACGTG GTCTTGCAGTTACAAATGAGATTCTCCAAGGGAAATCGGATTGGTCAAAACTCTTTGAACCCCTGAACTTCTTTCAGAAGTACAA ACATTACATTGTGCTGACTGCTAGTGCCTCTACAGAGGACCATCACTTAGAATG GATTGGCCTTGTTGAATCTAAAATTCGTGTCCTGGTTGGAAACTTGGAGAGGAATGAATTTATAAATATGGTACATGTGAAGCCACAATCTTTCCCTGGCAACCAAGAACTCTCTAAACG GGGTGAACATGTGTCAATGTGGTTTCTTGGAATTGAGTTTAAGAAAGTGGAAAATGCAGAAAGTATTAACGTTGATTTAACTCATGTTGTACAGTCATTCACAAGTACAG TTTACAGGCAGGCTAGCAACCTCAATGTGCTAAAAGAAGGAATGAAGATTGAGGCAGCTCATGTGAAGAGGAAGCATCTCCACTATTTTTTGCCAGCTGAAgccattcagaaaaaaaagaag CAAAGTATGCCAGATATTGGTAAAAATGCCTGTGAGCGTCAGGGCAAGAGGATTTCTGCAGGTGGAAACTGTTTGGGCAGTTCCAGAGACAAGGACTCCAGAACTCTGTATCATCCCTCTGTATTACATGAGATAACTAAAATGGACACCTACACAACAGAGACAAAAAG AGCTGCTGTGTATCAGAGATCAAATACCACTAACAACAGAGACAAGATACCTCTTGGAGCTGTGCCATCAGCATCCATGAGATTCTCTATGCCTGTTACTGATTCAA AAATGGAGGCTACACTCAGAAGAACAACATCAGCACCTCTAACTGGTTGCACCATTTCAGAACATAACACAGTTTCTAAACTAGGACCACATTTTGACCAAGGGCAGCATGAATTAACTGTGACTCCAGTTACAGACCCAAAGAATACTGCCTCTAAACGACCTTATTCACCCACCTCAACCGGAGATGAACGCCCCAAAAAAATAACTGATGGAGAAAAG CAAACTGGACAGGACTCAGTATTCAAAGATTGCGGCAACCCAGAAGATGTCATGAGAGCTACaggaaat GACTTGTTTGGAGGAAAAGCCATGCTTGCTCCAGTTATCAAGACAACCAGATCACAG gattttcagaagaaattttaG
- the PAPOLG gene encoding poly(A) polymerase gamma isoform X4: protein MKPFGVFEDEEELNHRMVVLRKLNNLAKEWISELGQSKNLPPSAIANVGGKIFTFGSYRLGVHTKGADIDAVCVAPRHVERSDFFQSFFEKLKQQEEIKNLRAVEDAYVPVVKFEFDGIEIDLVFARLSMATISDNLDLGDDSRLKSLDIRCIRSLNGCRVTDQILRLVPNLENFRLALRAIKLWAKRRGIYSNMLGFLGGVSWAMLVARTCQLYPNALASTLVNKFFLVFSKWEWPNPVLLKQPEESNLNLPVWDPRVNPADRYHVMPIITPAYPQQNSTYNVSPSTRAIMVEEFKRGLAVTNEILQGKSDWSKLFEPLNFFQKYKHYIVLTASASTEDHHLEWIGLVESKIRVLVGNLERNEFINMVHVKPQSFPGNQELSKRGEHVSMWFLGIEFKKVENAESINVDLTHVVQSFTSTVYRQASNLNVLKEGMKIEAAHVKRKHLHYFLPAEAIQKKKKQSMPDIGKNACERQGKRISAGGNCLGSSRDKDSRTLYHPSVLHEITKMDTYTTETKRAAVYQRSNTTNNRDKIPLGAVPSASMRFSMPVTDSKMEATLRRTTSAPLTGCTISEHNTVSKLGPHFDQGQHELTVTPVTDPKNTASKRPYSPTSTGDERPKKITDGEKQTGQDSVFKDCGNPEDVMRATGNDLFGGKAMLAPVIKTTRSQRLSSKELPDSSSPVPTNSIRIIKRSIKLTLNG, encoded by the exons ATGAAGCCATTTGGTGTGTTTGAGGATGAGGAAGAACTGAATCACAG GATGGTTGTTCTGCGTAAACTGAATAACTTGGCCAAAGAATGGATTTCTGAACTTGGTCAGAGCAAG AATCTTCCCCCTTCAGCAATAGCAAATGTTGGTggcaaaatatttacatttggTTCTTACCGGCTTGGAGTACACACTAAAG GTGCTGACATAGATGCAGTTTGTGTTGCTCCTAGACATGTGGAAAGATCggatttttttcagtcattctttgaaaaactgaaacaacaggaggaaataaaaaatctgaGA GCAGTTGAAGATGCATATGTACCAGTTGTCAAATTTGAGTTTGATGGAATTGAG attGATCTTGTCTTTGCAAGACTGTCTATGGCAACTATTTCTGACAATCTTGATCTCGGAGATGACTCGCGTCTGAAAAGCCTGGATATAAGATGTATACGTAGCTTGAACG GCTGCAGGGTTACTGATCAAATACTGCGTCTAGTGCCAAATCTAGAGAACTTCCGTCTCGCACTCCGTGCAATTAAACTGTGGGCAAAAC GCCGTGGCATTTACTCAAACATGCTGGGATTTCTTGGTGGAGTTTCCTGGGCAATGCTAGTAGCAAGGACATGTCAGCTCTATCCAAATGCTTTGGCATCTACTCTCGTTAACAAGTTCTTCTTGGTTTTTTCAAAATG GGAATGGCCAAATCCTGTGTTGCTGAAACAACCTGAAGAAAGCAACCTTAATTTACCAGTATGGGACCCAAGG GTGAACCCAGCAGACCGGTATCATGTCATGCCTATCATCACTCCCGCCTATCCACAGCAGAATTCCACATACAATGTGTCTCCATCAACACGGGCGATAATGGTAGAGGAATTCAAACGTG GTCTTGCAGTTACAAATGAGATTCTCCAAGGGAAATCGGATTGGTCAAAACTCTTTGAACCCCTGAACTTCTTTCAGAAGTACAA ACATTACATTGTGCTGACTGCTAGTGCCTCTACAGAGGACCATCACTTAGAATG GATTGGCCTTGTTGAATCTAAAATTCGTGTCCTGGTTGGAAACTTGGAGAGGAATGAATTTATAAATATGGTACATGTGAAGCCACAATCTTTCCCTGGCAACCAAGAACTCTCTAAACG GGGTGAACATGTGTCAATGTGGTTTCTTGGAATTGAGTTTAAGAAAGTGGAAAATGCAGAAAGTATTAACGTTGATTTAACTCATGTTGTACAGTCATTCACAAGTACAG TTTACAGGCAGGCTAGCAACCTCAATGTGCTAAAAGAAGGAATGAAGATTGAGGCAGCTCATGTGAAGAGGAAGCATCTCCACTATTTTTTGCCAGCTGAAgccattcagaaaaaaaagaag CAAAGTATGCCAGATATTGGTAAAAATGCCTGTGAGCGTCAGGGCAAGAGGATTTCTGCAGGTGGAAACTGTTTGGGCAGTTCCAGAGACAAGGACTCCAGAACTCTGTATCATCCCTCTGTATTACATGAGATAACTAAAATGGACACCTACACAACAGAGACAAAAAG AGCTGCTGTGTATCAGAGATCAAATACCACTAACAACAGAGACAAGATACCTCTTGGAGCTGTGCCATCAGCATCCATGAGATTCTCTATGCCTGTTACTGATTCAA AAATGGAGGCTACACTCAGAAGAACAACATCAGCACCTCTAACTGGTTGCACCATTTCAGAACATAACACAGTTTCTAAACTAGGACCACATTTTGACCAAGGGCAGCATGAATTAACTGTGACTCCAGTTACAGACCCAAAGAATACTGCCTCTAAACGACCTTATTCACCCACCTCAACCGGAGATGAACGCCCCAAAAAAATAACTGATGGAGAAAAG CAAACTGGACAGGACTCAGTATTCAAAGATTGCGGCAACCCAGAAGATGTCATGAGAGCTACaggaaat GACTTGTTTGGAGGAAAAGCCATGCTTGCTCCAGTTATCAAGACAACCAGATCACAG AGGCTTTCCAGTAAAGAGCTACCAGATTCTTCATCTCCTGTTCCAACAAATAGCATTCGTATTATTAAAAGATCCATCAAACTTACCCTCAATGGGTAA
- the PAPOLG gene encoding poly(A) polymerase gamma isoform X5: MKETCGTSKLQAQRHYGITSPISLAPPKDIDCIHTQKLIEAMKPFGVFEDEEELNHRMVVLRKLNNLAKEWISELGQSKNLPPSAIANVGGKIFTFGSYRLGVHTKGADIDAVCVAPRHVERSDFFQSFFEKLKQQEEIKNLRAVEDAYVPVVKFEFDGIEIDLVFARLSMATISDNLDLGDDSRLKSLDIRCIRSLNGCRVTDQILRLVPNLENFRLALRAIKLWAKRRGIYSNMLGFLGGVSWAMLVARTCQLYPNALASTLVNKFFLVFSKW, translated from the exons ATGAAGGAGACGTGCGG TACTTCCAAGCTGCAGGCTCAAAGGCACTATGGAATTACCTCCCCAATTAGTCTGGCTCCTCCTAAGGATATAGATTGCATTCATACTCAGAAGCTGATTGAAGCAATGAAGCCATTTGGTGTGTTTGAGGATGAGGAAGAACTGAATCACAG GATGGTTGTTCTGCGTAAACTGAATAACTTGGCCAAAGAATGGATTTCTGAACTTGGTCAGAGCAAG AATCTTCCCCCTTCAGCAATAGCAAATGTTGGTggcaaaatatttacatttggTTCTTACCGGCTTGGAGTACACACTAAAG GTGCTGACATAGATGCAGTTTGTGTTGCTCCTAGACATGTGGAAAGATCggatttttttcagtcattctttgaaaaactgaaacaacaggaggaaataaaaaatctgaGA GCAGTTGAAGATGCATATGTACCAGTTGTCAAATTTGAGTTTGATGGAATTGAG attGATCTTGTCTTTGCAAGACTGTCTATGGCAACTATTTCTGACAATCTTGATCTCGGAGATGACTCGCGTCTGAAAAGCCTGGATATAAGATGTATACGTAGCTTGAACG GCTGCAGGGTTACTGATCAAATACTGCGTCTAGTGCCAAATCTAGAGAACTTCCGTCTCGCACTCCGTGCAATTAAACTGTGGGCAAAAC GCCGTGGCATTTACTCAAACATGCTGGGATTTCTTGGTGGAGTTTCCTGGGCAATGCTAGTAGCAAGGACATGTCAGCTCTATCCAAATGCTTTGGCATCTACTCTCGTTAACAAGTTCTTCTTGGTTTTTTCAAAATGGTAA